DNA from Metabacillus flavus:
CCGTGTAGAAGTGCGCAGCGTAGATCCGGCAGCGAACCCATACCTGGCTATGGCTGTTCTATTGGCAGCAGGTCTTGACGGAATTAAAAACAGCCTGACTCCGCCTAAGCCGATTGACCGCAACATCTATGTAATGAACAAAGAAGAGCGCCTTGAAAACGGCATTGTGGATCTTCCTTCCACACTGGCTGGAGCGCTTGAAAACCTTAAAACTGATGAAACAATTGTGAAAGCTTTAGGAAGCCACTTGTTCGAACATTTCATCGAAGCGAAAGAAATCGAATGGGATATGTTCCGCACACAAGTTCATCCTTGGGAACGCGAACAGTATATGAGCATGTATTAATCAGAAAACCCCTTGATAACGTGTCAAGGGGTTTTTATTTGAGCTTTAACAGCCCCCAGCCCTCCATAGCAGTTGTATGTTCTTTTATTAGTTCACGATTAACCATTTATCATCACAGCGAGAAGACCCCCGCTTAAGCTGGCAAAGTGGGGGATGAATCGCGGTTTCAAATGGGTTCAGGCTTGAAAAATTCCCTTTTACTGTAATATAATAAAATGAGTAAACCAAACGTATGTTCAGGGGATGGTAGTGAAGGTTAAAAAACCTAGCGATCATATTTCGTATATGTTCAAAATCCATCCAAACCACGTTCAGCAACAGCTCATCAATCAGACGTTTGGATGTGTCCGGTTCGTCTATAACACGATCCTCCATCACAATTTAAATGAGTCCAAACTAAACTCATTTTAAGAAGAGGAAGCAACTTTGAAAGCTGCATTTGGAGAGTCCCTTTTTATTTTAAACCTATTTATTTGACATGATAAAATAAAAGGTCTAGTATAGTTGATAGCTCAATAATTGACCTATCAATTAAAAGTAATTAATCTGTCTTCTTTCCCAAATAGAAAGTATGCATATTTAATTGACTGGTCAAACATTGATGGGCCAACTAATTATACGGTTAAAGGAGGGGGATGCATTTGTCCAACTCGTGTTTAGAAGACGAAAAAATAGTCTACCGTTTATATGAAATCAACAAACGGACCATTCCAAAATTCGAGCGCTGTACAGGAGTAAGCCAGTCCCGTTTAGAACTTTTGTTAAAACTTTACGAAACAGGAGAGATTAATCAAAGCACGCTTCAAAAGAAAGTAAATATAGATAATGCTGCTGTAACCAGACATTTGAAGCAGCTTGAGGAGAAAGGCATTGTCATCCGGAGAAAGAATCAGGAGGATAATCGATTTACGTATGTAAGCCTGACAGAAGATGGCCGTGAGCGAATTGCTTCTTATAAAGAAGAAAAGAAGCGTTTTGTAACAAATGTTCTGAAGGGATTTA
Protein-coding regions in this window:
- a CDS encoding MarR family winged helix-turn-helix transcriptional regulator, with amino-acid sequence MSNSCLEDEKIVYRLYEINKRTIPKFERCTGVSQSRLELLLKLYETGEINQSTLQKKVNIDNAAVTRHLKQLEEKGIVIRRKNQEDNRFTYVSLTEDGRERIASYKEEKKRFVTNVLKGFTVEERSLLLKMLTRIQDNVEDIQ
- a CDS encoding helix-turn-helix domain-containing protein, giving the protein MFKIHPNHVQQQLINQTFGCVRFVYNTILHHNLNESKLNSF